A window from Carassius gibelio isolate Cgi1373 ecotype wild population from Czech Republic chromosome B3, carGib1.2-hapl.c, whole genome shotgun sequence encodes these proteins:
- the LOC127953277 gene encoding dual specificity mitogen-activated protein kinase kinase 4 isoform X8 — protein sequence MATSSPSSTPSASASSAQHHQTQSQHISTMSSMQALKLNFANPPIKPTSRITLNTAGLPFQNPHIERLRTHSIESSGKLKISPEQHWDFTAEDLKDLGEIGRGAYGSVNKMAHKPSGQIMAVKRIRSTVDEREQKQLLMDLDVVMRSSDCPYIVQFYGALFREGDCWICMELMSTSFDKFYKYVYSSLDEVIPEEILGKITLVTVKALNHLKENLKIIHRDIKPSNILLDRKGNIKLCDFGISGQLVDSIAKTRDAGCRPYMAPERIDPSASRQGYDVRSDVWSLGITLYELATGRFPYPKWNSVFDQLTQVVKGDPPQLSSSEERQFSPKFINFVNLCLTKDESKRPKYKELLKHPFIQIYEERSVDVASYVCKILDEMPASPSSPMYVD from the exons CCCTCAAGTTAAATTTTGCCAATCCTCCGATCAAACCTACTTCCAGAATCACTCTGAACACCGCCGGACTTCCtttccagaacccacacat AGAGCGGCTGCGGACACACAGTATCGAGTCGTCTGGGAAGCTGAAGATCTCTCCCGAGCAGCACTGGGACTTCACAGCCGAAGACCTGAAGGATCTCGGCGAGATCGGCCGAGGAGCGTACGGCTCCGTCAACAAGATGGCGCACAAACCCAGCGGACAGATCATGGCCGTCAAA AGGATCCGGTCGACGGTGGACGAGCGCGAACAGAAGCAGCTGCTGATGGATCTGGATGTGGTCATGAGGAGCAGCGACTGTCCCTACATCGTCCAGTTCTATGGGGCTCTTTTCAGAGAG GGGGATTGCTGGATATGCATGGAGCTCATGTCTACCTCCTTCGACAAATTCTACAAATACGTTTATTCCTCTTTAGACGAAGTGATTCCAGAGGAGATTTTAGGGAAAATAACATTAGTT ACTGTGAAAGCACTTAACCACTTAAAAGAAAACTTGAAAATTATTCACAGAG ACATAAAGCCATCGAATATCCTCCTGGACAGGAAAGGCAACATTAAGCTGTGTGATTTTGGCATCAGCGGACAGCTGGTGGACTCCATCGCCAAAACCAGAGACGCAGGCTGCAGACCGTACATGGCA CCGGAGAGGATAGACCCCAGCGCTTCCAGACAGGGTTACGATGTGCGCTCAGACGTCTGGAGTTTGGGCATCACCCTG TATGAACTGGCCACGGGACGCTTCCCCTACCCCAAGTGGAACAGCGTGTTCGATCAGCTGACGCAGGTGGTGAAGGGCGACCCGCCGCAGCTCAGCAGCTCAGAGGAGAGACAGTTCTCCCCAAAATTCATCAACTTTGTCAACCtgtg CCTTACAAAGGACGAGTCAAAAAGGCCAAAGTACAAAGAGCTTCTG AAACATCCCTTCATTCAGATATACGAGGAGCGTTCGGTGGACGTGGCCAGCTATGTCTGCAAGATCCTGGACGAGATGCCCGCGTCTCCCAGCTCCCCCATGTACGTGGACTGA
- the LOC127953277 gene encoding dual specificity mitogen-activated protein kinase kinase 4 isoform X7, protein MATSSPSSTPSASASSAQHHQTQSQHISTMSSMQGKRKALKLNFANPPIKPTSRITLNTAGLPFQNPHIERLRTHSIESSGKLKISPEQHWDFTAEDLKDLGEIGRGAYGSVNKMAHKPSGQIMAVKRIRSTVDEREQKQLLMDLDVVMRSSDCPYIVQFYGALFREGDCWICMELMSTSFDKFYKYVYSSLDEVIPEEILGKITLVTVKALNHLKENLKIIHRDIKPSNILLDRKGNIKLCDFGISGQLVDSIAKTRDAGCRPYMAPERIDPSASRQGYDVRSDVWSLGITLYELATGRFPYPKWNSVFDQLTQVVKGDPPQLSSSEERQFSPKFINFVNLCLTKDESKRPKYKELLKHPFIQIYEERSVDVASYVCKILDEMPASPSSPMYVD, encoded by the exons GTAAACGTAAAGCCCTCAAGTTAAATTTTGCCAATCCTCCGATCAAACCTACTTCCAGAATCACTCTGAACACCGCCGGACTTCCtttccagaacccacacat AGAGCGGCTGCGGACACACAGTATCGAGTCGTCTGGGAAGCTGAAGATCTCTCCCGAGCAGCACTGGGACTTCACAGCCGAAGACCTGAAGGATCTCGGCGAGATCGGCCGAGGAGCGTACGGCTCCGTCAACAAGATGGCGCACAAACCCAGCGGACAGATCATGGCCGTCAAA AGGATCCGGTCGACGGTGGACGAGCGCGAACAGAAGCAGCTGCTGATGGATCTGGATGTGGTCATGAGGAGCAGCGACTGTCCCTACATCGTCCAGTTCTATGGGGCTCTTTTCAGAGAG GGGGATTGCTGGATATGCATGGAGCTCATGTCTACCTCCTTCGACAAATTCTACAAATACGTTTATTCCTCTTTAGACGAAGTGATTCCAGAGGAGATTTTAGGGAAAATAACATTAGTT ACTGTGAAAGCACTTAACCACTTAAAAGAAAACTTGAAAATTATTCACAGAG ACATAAAGCCATCGAATATCCTCCTGGACAGGAAAGGCAACATTAAGCTGTGTGATTTTGGCATCAGCGGACAGCTGGTGGACTCCATCGCCAAAACCAGAGACGCAGGCTGCAGACCGTACATGGCA CCGGAGAGGATAGACCCCAGCGCTTCCAGACAGGGTTACGATGTGCGCTCAGACGTCTGGAGTTTGGGCATCACCCTG TATGAACTGGCCACGGGACGCTTCCCCTACCCCAAGTGGAACAGCGTGTTCGATCAGCTGACGCAGGTGGTGAAGGGCGACCCGCCGCAGCTCAGCAGCTCAGAGGAGAGACAGTTCTCCCCAAAATTCATCAACTTTGTCAACCtgtg CCTTACAAAGGACGAGTCAAAAAGGCCAAAGTACAAAGAGCTTCTG AAACATCCCTTCATTCAGATATACGAGGAGCGTTCGGTGGACGTGGCCAGCTATGTCTGCAAGATCCTGGACGAGATGCCCGCGTCTCCCAGCTCCCCCATGTACGTGGACTGA
- the LOC127953277 gene encoding dual specificity mitogen-activated protein kinase kinase 4 isoform X9 gives MKLNISPHDISLPLSLVSSYPQSSLMADHGKRKALKLNFANPPIKPTSRITLNTAGLPFQNPHIERLRTHSIESSGKLKISPEQHWDFTAEDLKDLGEIGRGAYGSVNKMAHKPSGQIMAVKRIRSTVDEREQKQLLMDLDVVMRSSDCPYIVQFYGALFREGDCWICMELMSTSFDKFYKYVYSSLDEVIPEEILGKITLVTVKALNHLKENLKIIHRDIKPSNILLDRKGNIKLCDFGISGQLVDSIAKTRDAGCRPYMAPERIDPSASRQGYDVRSDVWSLGITLYELATGRFPYPKWNSVFDQLTQVVKGDPPQLSSSEERQFSPKFINFVNLCLTKDESKRPKYKELLKHPFIQIYEERSVDVASYVCKILDEMPASPSSPMYVD, from the exons GTAAACGTAAAGCCCTCAAGTTAAATTTTGCCAATCCTCCGATCAAACCTACTTCCAGAATCACTCTGAACACCGCCGGACTTCCtttccagaacccacacat AGAGCGGCTGCGGACACACAGTATCGAGTCGTCTGGGAAGCTGAAGATCTCTCCCGAGCAGCACTGGGACTTCACAGCCGAAGACCTGAAGGATCTCGGCGAGATCGGCCGAGGAGCGTACGGCTCCGTCAACAAGATGGCGCACAAACCCAGCGGACAGATCATGGCCGTCAAA AGGATCCGGTCGACGGTGGACGAGCGCGAACAGAAGCAGCTGCTGATGGATCTGGATGTGGTCATGAGGAGCAGCGACTGTCCCTACATCGTCCAGTTCTATGGGGCTCTTTTCAGAGAG GGGGATTGCTGGATATGCATGGAGCTCATGTCTACCTCCTTCGACAAATTCTACAAATACGTTTATTCCTCTTTAGACGAAGTGATTCCAGAGGAGATTTTAGGGAAAATAACATTAGTT ACTGTGAAAGCACTTAACCACTTAAAAGAAAACTTGAAAATTATTCACAGAG ACATAAAGCCATCGAATATCCTCCTGGACAGGAAAGGCAACATTAAGCTGTGTGATTTTGGCATCAGCGGACAGCTGGTGGACTCCATCGCCAAAACCAGAGACGCAGGCTGCAGACCGTACATGGCA CCGGAGAGGATAGACCCCAGCGCTTCCAGACAGGGTTACGATGTGCGCTCAGACGTCTGGAGTTTGGGCATCACCCTG TATGAACTGGCCACGGGACGCTTCCCCTACCCCAAGTGGAACAGCGTGTTCGATCAGCTGACGCAGGTGGTGAAGGGCGACCCGCCGCAGCTCAGCAGCTCAGAGGAGAGACAGTTCTCCCCAAAATTCATCAACTTTGTCAACCtgtg CCTTACAAAGGACGAGTCAAAAAGGCCAAAGTACAAAGAGCTTCTG AAACATCCCTTCATTCAGATATACGAGGAGCGTTCGGTGGACGTGGCCAGCTATGTCTGCAAGATCCTGGACGAGATGCCCGCGTCTCCCAGCTCCCCCATGTACGTGGACTGA